In Blautia wexlerae DSM 19850, a single window of DNA contains:
- a CDS encoding ABC transporter ATP-binding protein, whose amino-acid sequence MDTNYIIETKNLTKQYGSQKSVADLNIHVKRGRIYGLLGRNGAGKTTTMKMLLGLTKPTSGEVKIWGKPLQGNEKKLLPRIGSLIESPGFYPNLTGTENLRIFATLRGVPNNHAIKDALDLVGLPYKDKKLFSQYSLGMKQRLAIALAVMHDPELLILDEPINGLDPIGIAEVRSFIRELCDARGKTILISSHILSEISLLADDIGIIDHGALLEEESLAELEQKSSKHIRFTLSDTAQAARILERNFHETHFSIQDDHNLRLHNLDLPVGKIVTAFVENGLEVSEAATSEESLEDYFKRVTGGEGIA is encoded by the coding sequence ATGGATACAAATTACATCATTGAAACAAAAAATCTGACGAAGCAATATGGCTCACAAAAGAGTGTGGCTGACTTAAATATCCATGTGAAGCGTGGGAGAATTTATGGTCTGCTGGGCAGAAACGGAGCCGGAAAAACCACTACTATGAAAATGTTGTTGGGCTTAACGAAGCCGACTTCCGGGGAGGTCAAAATCTGGGGGAAACCCTTGCAGGGGAATGAAAAGAAATTGCTGCCCCGTATTGGTAGCTTGATTGAGTCTCCCGGCTTTTATCCCAATCTGACCGGCACAGAGAACCTGCGTATCTTTGCTACCCTGCGGGGCGTACCAAACAATCATGCCATCAAAGATGCTCTGGATCTGGTAGGACTGCCTTACAAAGATAAAAAGCTCTTTTCACAGTATTCTCTTGGTATGAAGCAGCGGCTTGCCATCGCCCTTGCCGTTATGCACGATCCAGAACTTTTAATTTTGGATGAGCCGATCAACGGTCTTGATCCTATCGGTATTGCAGAAGTACGCTCCTTTATTCGGGAGCTTTGCGACGCAAGAGGAAAAACCATTTTGATTTCCAGTCACATTCTTTCGGAGATTTCCCTGCTGGCTGACGATATTGGAATTATCGACCACGGCGCATTGCTGGAAGAAGAAAGCCTTGCTGAACTGGAGCAAAAAAGCAGTAAGCATATCCGGTTTACGCTCTCTGATACTGCACAGGCAGCAAGAATTTTGGAACGCAATTTCCATGAAACCCATTTTTCCATACAGGACGACCACAATCTGCGCCTGCACAACCTTGATCTGCCCGTAGGGAAAATTGTAACTGCCTTTGTGGAAAACGGGTTGGAGGTATCGGAGGCTGCAACTTCAGAAGAAAGCCTTGAAGATTACTTCAAGCGTGTGACGGGAGGCGAGGGAATTGCTTAA
- a CDS encoding PTS sugar transporter subunit IIC: MKEKFNEKVIPVILKFINTKGIQSIKNGMVTSMSPLIIGSIFLILSNFPIKAVVDVLESTGIKAVLDQACGATFSISAMIAVIGISYSYAKLENQEPLNCAIISLASFLILMPSSITTESGEVVTGIINKTWTAGQGMIGAIIVGLIVPLVYCWFLKKNIRIKMPAGVPEGVTNAFSALIPAFVILTGVAVIHGICSIGFNTTGMEIIYKAVQTPLQKMTDSLGGAVLMCFTGPFLWFFGVHGSTVVGGIMTGLLQANSLANQAIIDSGVELTIANGGHIVTQQFYDQFINITGAGITIGLIMYMFFFAKSKQLKALGKVGIIPALFGINEPVLFGVPIVMNPMLAVPFIGMPVIACLIQYFALYTGICPLYGATQIPWTCPPIISGFLLGGWKSALLQLVILCVSFFVYLPFIKKIDKMNLVQEKNQPVEDEDEDW, from the coding sequence ATGAAAGAAAAATTTAACGAAAAAGTAATCCCTGTAATCCTTAAGTTTATTAATACAAAGGGAATACAGTCAATAAAAAATGGTATGGTAACTTCCATGTCTCCGCTGATCATCGGATCAATCTTTTTGATCCTGTCAAACTTTCCGATAAAGGCAGTTGTCGATGTATTAGAGTCTACAGGAATTAAAGCAGTATTAGATCAGGCATGTGGTGCAACATTCTCCATCAGTGCGATGATCGCAGTTATCGGTATCAGCTATAGCTATGCGAAACTGGAAAATCAGGAACCACTCAACTGTGCGATTATTTCACTGGCATCATTCTTGATCCTGATGCCTTCATCCATAACAACAGAAAGTGGAGAAGTTGTTACTGGAATCATTAATAAGACATGGACAGCAGGACAGGGAATGATCGGAGCAATCATTGTTGGATTAATCGTACCACTTGTTTACTGCTGGTTCTTGAAGAAAAATATACGTATTAAGATGCCGGCCGGAGTTCCGGAAGGTGTAACAAATGCATTCTCAGCATTAATCCCAGCATTTGTAATCCTGACAGGGGTTGCAGTAATTCATGGTATCTGTTCTATTGGATTCAACACAACAGGAATGGAAATTATTTATAAAGCCGTTCAGACACCACTTCAGAAAATGACAGACTCCCTTGGTGGAGCAGTTCTGATGTGCTTTACAGGACCATTCCTGTGGTTCTTCGGAGTTCATGGTTCAACAGTAGTTGGTGGAATCATGACAGGACTATTACAGGCAAACAGCCTTGCAAATCAGGCTATTATTGACAGTGGTGTAGAACTTACAATAGCAAACGGAGGCCATATTGTAACACAGCAGTTTTATGATCAGTTTATCAATATAACAGGTGCAGGTATCACAATTGGACTTATAATGTATATGTTCTTCTTTGCAAAATCAAAACAGTTGAAGGCACTTGGTAAAGTGGGAATTATTCCGGCATTATTTGGAATCAATGAGCCAGTCCTGTTTGGTGTTCCGATCGTTATGAATCCAATGCTTGCAGTTCCGTTTATTGGAATGCCTGTGATCGCATGTTTAATCCAGTATTTTGCACTGTATACAGGAATCTGCCCATTATATGGAGCAACACAGATCCCATGGACTTGTCCACCGATTATCTCAGGATTCCTTTTAGGAGGATGGAAAAGTGCTTTGCTTCAGTTAGTGATCCTTTGTGTTTCATTCTTTGTTTATCTGCCATTCATTAAGAAGATTGACAAGATGAATCTGGTTCAGGAGAAGAATCAGCCGGTAGAAGATGAGGATGAAGACTGGTAA
- a CDS encoding TnpV protein — MSKLTYIRCGDYDIPNLKLSVQPETSIGKYGRMRKSYLKEHRPILYNHLLMSEKLYPHLLEIDRTAQERMDTMLPHMMEAAGVTEELKACDPMRWVGLMNTLTAQIEEILIWELICS; from the coding sequence ATGAGTAAGTTGACTTACATTCGTTGCGGAGATTATGATATACCCAACCTAAAACTTTCTGTGCAGCCGGAAACTTCTATCGGCAAGTACGGCAGAATGCGAAAATCCTACCTAAAGGAACATCGCCCCATTCTCTACAACCATCTGCTGATGAGCGAGAAGCTGTATCCACACCTGTTAGAGATTGACCGGACAGCGCAGGAGCGTATGGACACCATGTTACCTCACATGATGGAGGCTGCGGGTGTCACTGAGGAGCTGAAAGCCTGTGATCCTATGCGTTGGGTGGGGCTAATGAACACATTAACGGCACAGATTGAGGAAATTTTAATCTGGGAACTGATTTGCAGCTGA
- a CDS encoding ABC transporter permease yields the protein MWNLLKSELLKLRRCQILWVGLVALALCPLVQYGSQLIVEPEYRNPNYDFPMLFANVVWGNTQMFFPISLVMIGSWLIDRESTHDTLKNIMTIPVSMPDVLGAKLFWVGILTVLLGIYSVGVTLITGLAVGLSGLTAEVFFHGGTQIVLAGLTTYMVCMPLILIFGQIRGAYLGGSILAFFLGYSMMFFKGGILASIYPFSAALLLVGFDMSEYAGTTTAPNSLLAVIGVGIMVLWAVLLLVMSSNKKEMKARKQTKAKGRGKRAVRRKGR from the coding sequence ATGTGGAATTTATTAAAATCGGAATTACTGAAACTGCGCCGGTGTCAGATCCTTTGGGTGGGGTTGGTGGCGCTTGCACTCTGTCCGTTGGTGCAATATGGAAGCCAGTTGATTGTTGAGCCGGAGTATCGAAATCCAAACTATGATTTTCCCATGCTTTTTGCGAATGTTGTATGGGGCAATACCCAGATGTTTTTCCCGATTTCACTGGTGATGATCGGCAGCTGGCTGATTGACAGAGAATCCACCCATGATACGCTGAAAAACATCATGACAATTCCTGTTTCTATGCCGGACGTGTTAGGGGCCAAGCTCTTCTGGGTTGGTATTCTTACGGTTCTGTTGGGAATTTACAGTGTTGGCGTTACCCTAATCACTGGACTGGCGGTTGGATTATCGGGACTGACAGCGGAAGTATTTTTTCATGGCGGTACACAGATCGTGTTAGCGGGTCTGACGACCTATATGGTCTGTATGCCCCTAATCCTGATTTTTGGACAGATCCGAGGGGCATATCTGGGAGGTTCCATTCTGGCGTTCTTCCTTGGATACAGCATGATGTTTTTCAAAGGCGGCATTCTTGCCAGCATCTATCCGTTTTCTGCTGCACTGCTTTTAGTGGGCTTTGACATGAGTGAATATGCCGGAACAACCACAGCCCCGAACTCTTTGCTGGCGGTCATTGGGGTTGGCATCATGGTTCTCTGGGCTGTGCTTTTATTAGTGATGTCCAGCAACAAAAAAGAAATGAAAGCCCGTAAACAGACAAAGGCCAAGGGAAGAGGAAAGCGTGCTGTACGCAGGAAAGGAAGGTGA
- a CDS encoding MurR/RpiR family transcriptional regulator — protein MIKSFNQLEMDVYNYIISNEEKVVYMKVRELAEEVHVSTTTILRFCKKVGCEGYSEFRLKLKQEVNSKEQKKINMDLTAVKDFFERVQTQAFAENIQEAVKLLIKASSIIFVGVGNSSIIGKYGARYFNNVGWFSFAIDDPFTPVFRGKGERTATIALSVSGETEQTLMLAEKLKRRGSSLISITNKANCSLAKMSDCNINYYVSEYKKDENYDLTSQMAVVFILELIGRELKGVNNDTDDLFQNDMEDLFH, from the coding sequence ATGATAAAATCTTTTAATCAGTTGGAGATGGATGTGTATAATTACATCATCAGCAATGAAGAGAAAGTAGTATATATGAAAGTACGTGAACTGGCAGAGGAGGTTCATGTTTCGACAACAACGATCCTTCGCTTTTGTAAAAAGGTAGGATGCGAGGGATATTCTGAATTCCGTTTGAAATTAAAACAGGAAGTCAACAGCAAGGAACAGAAGAAAATCAATATGGATCTTACTGCGGTTAAAGATTTCTTTGAGAGGGTGCAGACACAGGCATTTGCTGAGAATATCCAGGAAGCTGTGAAGTTGCTTATAAAGGCATCGTCAATTATATTTGTAGGTGTGGGAAATTCTTCTATTATAGGAAAGTATGGAGCAAGATATTTTAATAATGTAGGCTGGTTTTCATTTGCTATTGATGATCCGTTCACGCCAGTATTTCGTGGAAAAGGTGAGAGAACAGCTACAATCGCATTGTCTGTATCAGGAGAGACGGAGCAGACCCTGATGTTGGCAGAAAAGTTGAAAAGAAGAGGGAGCAGCCTGATATCTATTACAAATAAGGCAAACTGTTCTTTAGCGAAGATGAGTGACTGCAATATAAATTATTATGTTTCAGAGTATAAGAAAGACGAAAATTATGATTTGACATCACAGATGGCAGTCGTTTTTATTTTGGAATTAATCGGAAGAGAATTGAAGGGCGTCAATAACGATACAGATGATCTGTTTCAAAATGATATGGAAGATTTATTTCATTAA
- a CDS encoding response regulator transcription factor — MNKILIIDDDRELCALIKRSVQAENIEADFCNTGKEGLQKLKEQEYQLVVLDVMMPGMDGFETLEEIRKENSLPILMFTSKNDSISKVRGLRAGADDYLTKPFDMDELIARIASLIRRYTRFNHQAGAVQKLDFDGLQIDLENRSVTTENGTFELPPKEFDLLLYCAKHQGKILTKQQIYEEVWGEEYFYDDSNIMAIISRLRKKLEVNPSSPKYIQTVKGIGYRFNKEV; from the coding sequence ATGAATAAAATTTTGATTATAGATGATGACAGAGAACTGTGCGCTTTGATTAAACGCAGCGTACAAGCAGAAAACATAGAAGCTGATTTTTGTAATACCGGAAAAGAGGGCTTGCAGAAATTAAAAGAGCAGGAGTATCAGCTTGTAGTGCTGGATGTGATGATGCCCGGTATGGATGGCTTTGAAACGCTGGAAGAAATCCGCAAAGAGAACAGTCTGCCGATTTTGATGTTTACATCCAAAAATGACAGCATTTCTAAAGTGCGGGGCTTACGGGCCGGGGCGGACGATTATCTGACAAAACCGTTTGATATGGACGAACTGATTGCCCGTATTGCGTCTCTCATTCGCCGCTACACCCGTTTTAATCATCAAGCCGGAGCTGTGCAAAAACTGGATTTTGATGGATTGCAAATTGACCTTGAAAATCGTTCTGTTACGACGGAAAATGGCACTTTTGAACTTCCACCAAAGGAATTTGATCTGCTCCTGTACTGTGCAAAGCATCAAGGAAAAATTTTGACAAAACAGCAGATTTATGAGGAAGTTTGGGGCGAAGAATATTTCTATGACGACAGTAACATTATGGCGATTATCAGTCGGCTTCGTAAAAAATTAGAAGTCAATCCTTCAAGCCCAAAATATATACAAACGGTCAAAGGGATTGGCTACCGGTTTAATAAGGAGGTGTAG
- a CDS encoding sensor histidine kinase, whose protein sequence is MNLPVFLFQPLVENSVEHGFSNKENECYISISCQLENELLHFLVADNGSGMSQEQLKTFQCSGKTSPKGHHSIGLANVNQRLHSYYGEEYGLLVESIPGEGTIIDIVLPSSAINIEPSFFQPELSKTISLSQNPSQ, encoded by the coding sequence ATGAATCTTCCTGTATTTTTGTTCCAGCCACTTGTAGAAAACAGTGTGGAACATGGTTTTTCTAATAAAGAAAATGAATGTTATATCAGTATTTCCTGTCAACTTGAAAACGAATTACTTCATTTCCTGGTTGCTGATAACGGAAGTGGAATGTCTCAGGAACAATTAAAAACTTTTCAGTGTTCCGGCAAAACTTCTCCAAAAGGGCATCACTCTATTGGACTTGCAAATGTAAATCAAAGGTTACACAGTTATTATGGAGAGGAATATGGACTTTTGGTAGAAAGTATACCTGGCGAAGGTACTATTATTGATATTGTACTGCCTTCCTCAGCCATTAATATAGAGCCTTCCTTTTTCCAACCTGAATTATCCAAAACTATCTCTTTATCTCAGAATCCTTCACAATAA
- the tnpA gene encoding IS200/IS605 family transposase: protein MDNNSLSHTKWNCKYHIVFAPKYRRKVAYGKIKQDIADILSMLCKRKGVKIVEAEICPDHVHMLVEIPPSISVSYFVGYLKGKSTLMIFERHANLKYKYGNRHFWCRGYYVDTVGKNAKKMQEYIANQLQDDLEYDQMTLKEYIDPFTGEPVKRNK from the coding sequence ATGGATAATAATAGTTTATCACATACAAAGTGGAATTGTAAGTATCATATTGTTTTTGCACCAAAATATAGAAGAAAAGTAGCATATGGAAAAATTAAACAGGATATAGCAGATATTTTGAGTATGTTATGCAAAAGAAAAGGTGTAAAAATTGTTGAAGCAGAGATATGTCCAGATCATGTACACATGTTAGTAGAAATTCCGCCAAGCATAAGTGTATCGTATTTTGTAGGGTACTTAAAAGGAAAGAGTACATTAATGATATTCGAAAGACATGCAAATCTGAAGTACAAATATGGAAACAGACATTTCTGGTGTCGCGGATATTATGTAGATACGGTAGGGAAAAATGCAAAGAAAATGCAGGAATATATAGCAAATCAGTTACAGGATGATCTGGAATATGATCAAATGACACTGAAAGAGTATATTGACCCGTTTACGGGTGAGCCAGTAAAACGTAACAAATAA
- a CDS encoding D-alanyl-D-alanine carboxypeptidase family protein: MKHIAAVIVVTAVLLFTQTYTSARGAEHKIPQTVDMTPVAEEPAELYALSAVLMDGESGRVLYEKDGERPLANASTTKVLTCIVALENSLGDDYVQVSQNAASQPEVKLGLRKGEQYYLEDLLYSLMLKSHNDTAVAIAEHCGGSVEGFARMLNRKAKQIGCKDTYFITPNGLDAEDENGKHHTTAKDLALIMRYAVKNETFLHIAQTRDYTFSEITGKRTFSVHNANAFLDMRDGVLAGKTGYTSQAGYCYVCAWEKEGKTFIVSLLGCGWPNHKTYKWSDTKKLLDFGDYNYEYETYWKEPQTGKILVTDGVEDGQDIGTKIYLRGKCSVTAYDREKEVLLKKGETVTCKMEIPQKVSAPVLKGEKLGRIAYYLDGKLIDFYPVYAEKSVEKISFKWYTEKVFHDFFH; this comes from the coding sequence ATGAAACATATTGCCGCTGTCATTGTTGTGACGGCGGTATTATTGTTTACGCAGACATACACCTCCGCCCGGGGAGCGGAGCACAAAATACCTCAGACAGTAGACATGACACCTGTTGCAGAAGAACCGGCAGAACTGTATGCATTATCAGCAGTCCTCATGGACGGAGAGTCAGGCAGAGTACTCTATGAAAAGGATGGGGAGCGTCCTCTGGCAAATGCCAGCACAACCAAGGTGCTTACCTGTATTGTGGCACTGGAGAACTCTCTGGGGGATGATTATGTTCAGGTTTCTCAGAATGCGGCATCCCAGCCGGAAGTAAAGCTGGGACTTCGGAAAGGAGAACAGTATTATCTGGAGGATCTTCTGTATTCCCTTATGCTGAAAAGCCATAATGATACAGCGGTTGCCATTGCAGAACACTGCGGAGGAAGCGTGGAAGGCTTTGCCAGAATGCTCAACCGGAAAGCAAAACAGATAGGATGTAAGGATACGTATTTTATCACACCCAATGGCCTGGATGCTGAGGATGAGAACGGAAAACATCACACAACAGCCAAAGATCTGGCGCTGATCATGCGCTATGCTGTTAAAAACGAAACATTCCTGCACATTGCACAGACCAGAGATTATACATTCTCGGAGATCACAGGAAAGAGAACCTTTTCTGTACATAATGCCAATGCATTTCTTGACATGAGAGACGGAGTTCTTGCCGGAAAAACAGGCTATACTTCCCAGGCTGGCTACTGTTATGTATGTGCCTGGGAAAAAGAGGGCAAAACATTTATCGTCAGCCTCCTTGGCTGTGGATGGCCCAACCACAAAACCTATAAATGGAGTGACACAAAGAAACTGCTGGACTTCGGAGATTACAACTATGAGTACGAAACCTACTGGAAAGAACCACAGACCGGAAAAATTCTGGTAACAGACGGTGTGGAAGATGGTCAGGATATAGGAACGAAAATCTATCTGAGGGGTAAATGCAGTGTAACTGCATATGACAGGGAAAAAGAAGTCCTTCTGAAAAAAGGGGAAACTGTAACCTGTAAAATGGAAATCCCGCAGAAAGTCAGTGCGCCGGTTCTTAAGGGGGAGAAACTTGGCCGCATAGCCTATTACCTGGATGGAAAACTGATAGATTTTTATCCGGTCTATGCGGAGAAATCAGTGGAAAAAATCAGTTTTAAATGGTACACTGAAAAAGTATTTCATGATTTTTTTCATTAG
- a CDS encoding sensor histidine kinase — MEIIVFLSIVIAVLAVLTSIVLVRRVKKQIAEMTDVLVDVKNGNGNRRILSATNELTAPLAYEINEIVVAYESRLSTVRQTEETNRQLMTSLSHDVRTPLTTLLGYLDATHKGLVTGKDRDDYIETARRKAHDLKEYIDVLFDWFKLNSNEFALEIQSVEVAELTRNILIDWIPIFEDKQVDYDIDIPEQPVRVRLDMDSYMRIINNLIQNVIAHSHADKIKISLSKKENSMELLLADNGVGIEKEDLKHIFERLYKCDKGRSEKGSGLGLSIVHQLVEKMGGSITVESFPGEGTEFMLLFPLEI, encoded by the coding sequence ATGGAAATCATCGTTTTCTTGTCCATTGTGATTGCTGTTTTGGCTGTGCTGACCTCCATCGTTCTCGTTCGGCGCGTAAAAAAACAAATAGCAGAAATGACCGATGTGCTGGTTGATGTGAAAAACGGAAATGGCAACCGGCGTATTCTATCTGCAACAAATGAACTGACAGCACCTCTTGCCTATGAAATCAATGAGATCGTTGTGGCCTATGAAAGCAGACTTTCAACTGTACGGCAGACAGAAGAAACCAACCGCCAACTTATGACGAGCCTTTCCCATGACGTGCGAACGCCCCTTACTACTCTGCTTGGGTATCTTGACGCTACACACAAAGGACTGGTCACAGGAAAAGACCGGGATGATTATATTGAAACCGCCCGTCGGAAAGCCCATGATCTGAAAGAATACATTGATGTACTTTTTGACTGGTTCAAGTTAAATTCCAACGAGTTTGCTTTGGAGATTCAGAGCGTTGAGGTCGCAGAGCTGACAAGAAATATTCTGATCGACTGGATACCGATTTTTGAGGATAAACAGGTTGATTATGACATTGATATTCCTGAACAGCCTGTCCGGGTAAGATTAGATATGGATAGCTATATGAGGATCATCAATAACCTTATTCAAAATGTAATCGCTCATAGCCATGCGGACAAAATTAAAATTTCCCTATCGAAGAAGGAAAACAGTATGGAGCTGTTGCTGGCGGATAATGGAGTGGGAATTGAGAAAGAAGATTTGAAACACATATTTGAACGGCTTTATAAGTGTGATAAAGGACGCTCTGAAAAAGGCAGCGGACTTGGTCTTTCTATTGTCCATCAGCTTGTAGAAAAGATGGGTGGAAGCATAACAGTTGAAAGCTTTCCGGGAGAAGGAACTGAATTTATGTTGCTTTTTCCTTTGGAGATTTAA
- a CDS encoding helix-turn-helix transcriptional regulator, with translation MAKVEDCPGFETFGADVKVAREAKRLTRKTLAEMVGIEWRYLANIENQGAIPSLPVMIQLIKVCGLPVERYFNPEIMREESAQRQRVSHKLKLCPEQYLPIIEGAIDGALKMEQTANQKEDA, from the coding sequence ATGGCGAAAGTTGAAGATTGTCCCGGTTTTGAAACCTTCGGTGCGGATGTCAAAGTCGCACGAGAGGCAAAGCGTCTGACACGAAAAACATTGGCAGAAATGGTTGGGATTGAATGGCGGTATCTTGCCAACATTGAGAATCAAGGTGCGATTCCGAGCCTGCCTGTGATGATCCAGTTGATTAAGGTCTGCGGACTTCCCGTAGAGCGATATTTTAACCCGGAGATCATGCGGGAAGAAAGCGCACAGCGGCAGCGGGTCAGCCACAAGCTGAAGCTCTGTCCTGAACAATACCTGCCGATTATCGAAGGTGCCATAGACGGGGCGCTCAAAATGGAACAGACTGCGAACCAGAAGGAGGACGCATAA
- a CDS encoding helix-turn-helix domain-containing protein — MDYMTLKEAAEKWGVTPRRVNYYCAGGRIHGAVKMAGIWLIPKTAEKPIDGRTRQGKELRHE, encoded by the coding sequence ATGGACTATATGACATTGAAAGAGGCTGCCGAGAAATGGGGCGTGACACCTCGTAGAGTAAATTACTATTGTGCTGGTGGGCGTATCCACGGCGCTGTGAAAATGGCTGGTATTTGGCTGATCCCTAAAACTGCGGAGAAGCCGATTGATGGGCGGACAAGACAAGGGAAGGAGCTGCGCCATGAATAA
- a CDS encoding shikimate kinase: MNQLEILRESLGQCDEIILDALIMRNRIVEDIMAYKEANGLQILQPEQEAKQKEWLEKRMEGRRHKDEVSDVFECIRTNSKRIQARKLFDYNIVLIGFMGTGKSTISDFLKNVFAMDVAEMDQIIAQRQGMSISDIFETYGEQYFRNLETNLLIEMQSRSNVVISCGGGTPMRECNVVEMKKNGRVVLLTAKPETILDRVKDNHDRPLIENNKTVPFITELMEKRRAKYEAAADIIIETDGKNELEICEELVHRLRTMDEEK; this comes from the coding sequence ATGAATCAGTTAGAAATACTCAGAGAGAGTCTTGGTCAGTGTGATGAGATCATTCTGGATGCACTTATCATGCGTAACAGGATCGTGGAGGACATTATGGCATATAAAGAAGCCAACGGACTCCAGATCTTACAGCCTGAGCAGGAAGCGAAGCAGAAAGAATGGCTGGAGAAGAGAATGGAAGGCAGACGCCATAAGGATGAGGTTTCCGATGTATTTGAATGCATCCGCACAAACAGTAAACGGATCCAGGCGAGAAAGCTCTTCGATTATAATATCGTACTGATCGGCTTTATGGGTACGGGTAAGTCCACAATTTCTGATTTCCTTAAGAATGTATTTGCCATGGATGTGGCAGAGATGGATCAAATCATTGCCCAGAGACAGGGAATGAGTATTTCCGATATCTTCGAGACATACGGCGAGCAGTATTTCCGTAATCTTGAGACAAATCTTCTCATCGAGATGCAGTCACGCAGTAATGTTGTAATCTCCTGCGGCGGCGGTACTCCAATGAGAGAGTGCAATGTAGTGGAGATGAAGAAGAATGGCCGTGTTGTTCTCCTCACAGCAAAACCGGAGACAATCCTTGACCGTGTCAAAGACAACCACGATCGTCCGCTGATCGAGAACAATAAGACTGTTCCGTTTATCACAGAACTGATGGAGAAACGCCGTGCCAAATACGAGGCGGCAGCAGACATTATCATCGAGACAGACGGCAAAAACGAACTGGAGATCTGCGAAGAGCTTGTACACAGACTCCGCACCATGGATGAAGAAAAATAA
- a CDS encoding ABC transporter permease, with translation MLKLIKCEFLKLKRKPLVFISVFLSTLLPLAYAIFLADANTDVDATNNMMSGLFQLSAYLLLMPLLVILASNLLFEELDNDTLKNLVTIPVNRTKLVLSKMMVLLIFAIGFMAVGALVNLAVLLIQGWNPVGFWKLFQVGIGEGVIMWVGALPCILIVVLLDKNYIVSVVITFFYTILNYLLTNNDAFLTQPFGLNAGTLLPGPLAFRWTFQFYDYGSISEELAELLERISPYFLNDIQVFGVAFAEAAVFLALIAMVYRRREI, from the coding sequence TTGCTTAAACTGATTAAATGTGAATTTTTGAAATTGAAACGCAAGCCGCTGGTATTTATTTCTGTGTTCCTTTCCACCTTGCTTCCATTGGCTTATGCTATTTTTCTGGCAGATGCGAACACGGATGTGGATGCTACGAACAATATGATGTCCGGTCTGTTTCAGCTCAGCGCATATCTTCTTTTGATGCCGCTTCTTGTGATACTGGCTTCCAATCTGTTATTTGAGGAGCTGGACAATGATACTTTGAAAAATCTTGTTACCATACCGGTAAATAGAACCAAGCTGGTGCTTTCTAAGATGATGGTTTTACTGATATTTGCCATTGGTTTTATGGCGGTTGGAGCGTTGGTAAATCTTGCTGTTTTGCTGATCCAGGGATGGAATCCGGTGGGATTCTGGAAATTGTTTCAGGTAGGGATAGGAGAGGGAGTGATTATGTGGGTCGGCGCGCTCCCCTGTATTTTGATAGTTGTCCTTCTTGATAAAAACTATATCGTGTCGGTCGTGATAACCTTTTTCTATACTATTTTGAATTATCTTCTCACCAACAACGATGCTTTTCTGACACAGCCCTTTGGTCTGAACGCAGGAACACTGCTTCCGGGGCCGTTGGCGTTTCGCTGGACATTCCAGTTTTATGATTATGGCAGCATCAGCGAAGAGCTGGCAGAGCTGCTGGAACGGATAAGCCCGTATTTTTTGAATGATATACAGGTGTTCGGCGTGGCATTTGCGGAAGCCGCTGTATTTCTTGCGCTGATAGCGATGGTTTACCGGCGTCGTGAGATTTAA
- a CDS encoding PTS sugar transporter subunit IIB: MVIRLFCAAGMSTSLLVKKMEEAAKEKGKDADIAAYPFTDMERMIEGVDVALLGPQVGYQLGRAKEICNPKGVPVDVIPMQDYGMCNGMNVLKFAYKLAKNK; this comes from the coding sequence ATGGTAATTCGATTATTTTGTGCAGCAGGAATGTCAACCAGTCTTCTCGTAAAGAAGATGGAAGAGGCAGCAAAGGAAAAAGGAAAAGATGCGGATATCGCAGCATATCCATTTACAGATATGGAACGCATGATTGAAGGTGTGGATGTAGCACTGCTCGGACCACAGGTAGGATATCAGCTTGGCAGAGCAAAAGAAATCTGTAATCCAAAAGGGGTTCCGGTAGATGTGATTCCAATGCAGGATTATGGAATGTGCAATGGAATGAATGTTTTGAAATTTGCATATAAGCTTGCAAAAAATAAATAA